One window from the genome of Candidatus Yanofskybacteria bacterium encodes:
- a CDS encoding radical SAM protein, translating into METPRIDTQFDSQKISYHPAWLKRWLDNPFSTPPIYIEISPIGLCNHRCTFCAKEVMGYPDRSIPKERLIGFIRELAWLRSQDPDGLGVRSLMHAGEGEPTLYKDLAEVIAETARCGIESALTTNATGLTEKFLDPALPHLSWIKASVNAGKKETYTKIHKAGPNHWDTIWRNLGKAVEMRTKFGYSCEIGCQTVLLVNDTLDLDGTVVPANWHEAIDLAKKAKETGLDHVVIKPYGQNPYSLGTMQRYGDMKYTGFLKEFEKMDGELQKLNDANFKVVFRWNTILSYEKPKREYEKCLATPMSWAYLQSDGMIISCAAHNSNPDFDLGNITDKTFKEIWWGERRRQHIEFMKNFDISACRKNCRMHFVNEALWDLETKRQSGPENVQETFQPDSLPKNVNFI; encoded by the coding sequence ATGGAAACTCCACGAATTGACACCCAATTTGATAGTCAAAAAATTTCATATCACCCAGCTTGGTTGAAACGATGGTTAGATAATCCTTTTTCAACGCCACCAATTTATATCGAAATATCCCCCATTGGTCTTTGTAATCATCGCTGTACCTTCTGCGCCAAGGAAGTAATGGGCTATCCCGACAGAAGTATTCCTAAAGAGAGGCTGATTGGGTTTATCCGAGAACTGGCATGGTTGAGATCTCAAGACCCTGATGGTTTGGGCGTAAGAAGCTTAATGCACGCGGGCGAAGGTGAACCTACACTCTACAAAGACCTGGCCGAAGTTATCGCAGAAACTGCCAGATGCGGCATTGAAAGCGCTCTCACTACCAACGCCACCGGTTTAACTGAAAAATTTCTTGACCCCGCCCTACCGCACCTAAGCTGGATTAAGGCCAGCGTTAACGCCGGTAAAAAAGAGACTTACACAAAAATACACAAAGCTGGACCCAATCATTGGGATACAATCTGGCGCAATCTCGGAAAAGCGGTAGAAATGAGAACAAAATTCGGATATTCGTGCGAAATCGGCTGTCAAACAGTGCTTCTGGTAAATGACACGCTAGATTTAGACGGCACGGTTGTGCCGGCCAACTGGCATGAAGCTATTGACTTGGCAAAAAAAGCCAAAGAAACAGGGTTAGATCATGTAGTGATTAAACCATACGGCCAAAATCCCTATAGCTTGGGAACCATGCAAAGATATGGGGACATGAAATATACCGGCTTCCTGAAGGAATTTGAAAAAATGGATGGTGAACTGCAAAAACTGAATGATGCAAATTTTAAAGTTGTTTTCAGGTGGAATACAATACTAAGCTATGAAAAGCCGAAACGGGAATACGAAAAATGTCTGGCTACACCCATGTCGTGGGCATATCTACAATCGGACGGTATGATAATCAGCTGTGCCGCCCACAACAGCAACCCGGATTTTGACCTCGGCAACATTACAGATAAGACCTTCAAAGAAATTTGGTGGGGAGAACGCCGTCGCCAGCACATTGAATTTATGAAAAACTTTGACATTTCGGCCTGCCGCAAAAATTGCAGGATGCATTTTGTAAATGAAGCCCTCTGGGATTTGGAAACGAAACGCCAATCAGGACCGGAAAATGTACAAGAAACGTTCCAACCGGATTCCTTACCTAAGAATGTTAATTTTATCTGA
- a CDS encoding dual specificity protein phosphatase family protein, translating into MFKSMLREAVVRLKHFIPWLSYEDRFRFYEVEAGKLYRSSQPAPEALSYFFKKYGINSIIILLKHAEDWEFDWALSHDLAVLQIPISGRAPSDDEINKFIEFVSCKSNQPVLIHCVHGRDRTGCLCFLYRVEVMGWDAKDAWREMKKLGYCSLPWHFREQTQINITRWLENRYRVQLK; encoded by the coding sequence ATGTTTAAATCAATGCTTCGTGAAGCGGTTGTGCGCTTGAAACATTTTATTCCCTGGCTGTCGTATGAAGACAGATTCAGATTTTACGAGGTAGAAGCGGGCAAGTTATACCGTTCATCTCAACCCGCACCTGAAGCGTTGTCTTATTTCTTCAAAAAATATGGCATAAATTCCATTATTATTTTGTTAAAACATGCCGAGGATTGGGAATTTGATTGGGCTTTGTCTCACGATCTTGCCGTTTTGCAAATTCCCATATCAGGCCGCGCTCCTAGCGACGATGAAATAAACAAATTCATTGAATTTGTTTCCTGTAAGTCTAACCAGCCAGTTTTAATTCACTGCGTTCATGGCAGGGATCGCACCGGCTGCCTCTGTTTTTTATACAGAGTTGAAGTGATGGGCTGGGATGCCAAAGATGCCTGGCGCGAGATGAAGAAGCTGGGCTATTGCAGTTTGCCATGGCACTTTCGAGAGCAAACGCAAATAAATATCACAAGGTGGTTGGAAAATAGATATAGAGTTCAGCTCAAATAG
- a CDS encoding GDP-L-fucose synthase, giving the protein MDLRNKTSTKLSSSKILVTGGAGFVGSFVVKKLIEKGVPAKNILVPRSKDCDLRKWENCQKVVRGQDVVIHLAAKVGGIGLNRAKPGELFYDNIMMGAQLVEAARLAKVKKFVAIGTVCAYPKLTPIPFKEENLWVGYPEETNAPYGLAKKMLLVQAQAYRQQYNFNTIYLLPVNLFGPGDNFDFNSSHVIPALIRKVLEAKKNKQKSIEVWGTGKATREFLYVEDAAEGIILAAEHYDGHEPVNLGSGMEISIKNLVKLICQLVGYEGKIVWDKTKPDGQPRRMLDVSRAKKEFSFKAKTDFQKGLKKTIDWYVK; this is encoded by the coding sequence ATGGATTTACGAAATAAAACTTCGACAAAACTCAGTTCAAGTAAAATTCTTGTGACTGGCGGTGCTGGCTTTGTCGGCTCTTTTGTCGTGAAAAAACTTATAGAAAAAGGCGTTCCGGCCAAAAACATTTTAGTGCCACGATCTAAGGACTGCGATTTGAGAAAGTGGGAAAATTGTCAAAAAGTTGTTCGCGGTCAGGATGTTGTTATTCATCTTGCGGCTAAGGTCGGAGGTATCGGTTTGAATCGCGCCAAACCCGGCGAACTTTTTTACGATAACATTATGATGGGAGCACAGCTTGTAGAAGCGGCAAGACTGGCAAAAGTAAAAAAGTTCGTAGCCATAGGAACGGTTTGCGCATACCCCAAATTGACCCCGATACCCTTTAAAGAAGAAAATTTATGGGTTGGTTATCCCGAAGAAACCAATGCTCCCTATGGTTTGGCCAAAAAAATGCTCTTGGTCCAAGCCCAGGCGTATCGTCAGCAATATAATTTTAACACTATTTATCTTTTGCCGGTTAATCTTTTTGGTCCTGGGGATAATTTTGATTTCAACTCTTCTCACGTGATTCCGGCCCTTATTCGTAAAGTTTTGGAGGCCAAGAAAAATAAACAAAAAAGCATTGAAGTTTGGGGTACAGGCAAAGCCACCAGAGAGTTTTTGTATGTAGAAGATGCTGCAGAGGGGATTATTTTAGCGGCTGAACATTATGATGGTCATGAACCGGTAAATTTGGGATCGGGTATGGAGATTTCCATAAAAAATCTTGTGAAATTAATTTGCCAGCTTGTTGGGTATGAAGGTAAAATTGTTTGGGACAAAACCAAACCTGACGGCCAACCGCGCCGGATGCTGGATGTCAGCAGGGCCAAAAAAGAATTTAGTTTTAAGGCAAAAACTGATTTTCAAAAAGGTCTTAAAAAGACAATTGACTGGTATGTTAAGTAG
- a CDS encoding glycosyltransferase → MVNPVRGLARDIVASPKDLGGATSNGMRFCYINITQDPPSRDAVYLRGLEENDCEILYCNDGSSTFLKKIWQIIKKHGHAKRNYDMLWVGYGAHNLVPLAKLISRKKVVFNALGSLYEGRILSRRQAMPFSPKATWIWLIDFLAFHLSDVSLVETEAQKEWLMKKFFLGNNKLTVALTGVDDNLFFREPEANMSATFTVLFRGGFLPESGIEYAIDAAEILKNEKIKFRIIGRGQMEKIVKEKLAKFDSKNVEWISQKLEQNELRRLMQECHTSLGQLSDHNRLTRTIPHKAFESLAMKIPYLTARNKAVLELLTENETCFCCRPADARDLADKIIWIKNNYEKAQKIAENAYRLYLRELTPKILARKVLESF, encoded by the coding sequence ATGGTGAATCCCGTTAGAGGTCTCGCTCGCGACATAGTCGCGAGTCCGAAGGACCTTGGCGGGGCTACCTCTAACGGGATGCGATTTTGTTACATAAACATAACACAAGACCCACCTTCGCGTGATGCGGTTTATTTGAGAGGCCTAGAAGAAAATGACTGTGAGATTTTGTATTGCAATGATGGTTCTTCGACTTTTTTAAAAAAAATTTGGCAAATTATAAAGAAACACGGACATGCTAAAAGAAACTACGATATGTTGTGGGTCGGTTATGGCGCACACAATCTAGTCCCGCTGGCTAAATTAATTTCAAGAAAAAAAGTTGTTTTTAACGCCCTGGGTTCCCTATATGAGGGGAGGATATTGTCACGCCGCCAAGCTATGCCATTTTCCCCAAAAGCGACCTGGATTTGGTTAATAGACTTTCTGGCTTTTCATTTGTCAGACGTAAGCCTTGTTGAAACTGAGGCGCAAAAGGAATGGCTAATGAAAAAGTTTTTCCTCGGCAACAATAAACTAACGGTAGCGTTGACTGGGGTTGATGATAACTTGTTCTTCCGTGAACCTGAAGCCAACATGTCAGCGACATTTACCGTTTTATTCCGCGGCGGATTTCTGCCAGAATCCGGTATAGAATATGCCATAGATGCCGCAGAAATTCTCAAAAATGAAAAAATAAAATTCAGAATAATCGGCAGGGGTCAAATGGAAAAAATAGTTAAAGAAAAACTGGCAAAATTTGATTCAAAAAACGTTGAGTGGATTTCACAAAAACTGGAACAAAACGAACTGCGCCGGCTCATGCAAGAATGTCACACATCCCTGGGCCAGCTTTCAGACCATAACCGCCTTACCAGAACCATTCCACACAAAGCATTTGAAAGCTTGGCCATGAAAATACCTTATCTCACGGCCCGCAATAAAGCCGTGCTTGAGTTGCTCACAGAAAACGAAACTTGTTTCTGCTGCCGCCCGGCTGATGCACGTGATTTGGCCGACAAAATTATCTGGATAAAAAATAATTATGAAAAGGCTCAAAAAATAGCCGAAAATGCTTACCGGTTATACCTGCGCGAACTAACTCCAAAAATCCTCGCAAGGAAGGTTTTGGAATCATTTTGA
- a CDS encoding glycosyltransferase family 2 protein, with the protein MAVSVSVVMPAHKEAGNLEGAVGYVTDNMNIFIQNGKVVDWEIIIVDSLEPDGSSDGTPELADKLARQNQHIRVIHNQAFVNLGFKYKQGLAMARFGYFMMVPGKNTLHGDSLKNLFGCLEHADVVIGYQADMSRRPFGRRLISKTFTVFMNLIFGLRLRYYNGTTIIPTQILRELNPDADDFAYMAEILVMLLKKYRLSYAEAPFYTRGRRKYGRTNATRIDNVISVAKTVLKLIKKVYFSGRMGRNV; encoded by the coding sequence ATGGCCGTTTCTGTGAGCGTGGTGATGCCCGCTCACAAAGAAGCGGGCAATTTAGAGGGTGCGGTCGGGTATGTCACCGACAACATGAATATTTTTATCCAAAACGGGAAAGTCGTGGACTGGGAAATTATAATTGTTGATTCTCTTGAACCGGATGGTTCAAGTGATGGCACGCCAGAGCTTGCCGATAAGTTGGCAAGGCAAAATCAGCATATACGCGTTATCCACAATCAGGCCTTCGTCAATTTAGGTTTTAAATATAAGCAGGGATTAGCCATGGCGCGATTTGGTTACTTTATGATGGTGCCTGGTAAAAATACTTTGCACGGCGATTCTTTGAAAAACCTTTTCGGTTGCCTGGAACATGCTGATGTCGTCATTGGCTATCAAGCCGATATGAGCCGCCGGCCATTTGGACGACGCCTGATTTCCAAAACATTTACCGTGTTCATGAATTTAATTTTTGGTTTGCGCCTTCGTTATTACAATGGCACGACGATTATCCCGACCCAAATACTACGCGAGCTTAATCCCGATGCCGACGACTTTGCTTACATGGCCGAAATTTTGGTGATGCTTTTGAAAAAATACCGTCTGTCCTATGCAGAAGCGCCATTTTATACCCGCGGCCGCCGTAAATACGGTCGAACCAATGCCACAAGAATTGATAATGTTATAAGCGTTGCCAAGACCGTGCTTAAACTCATAAAAAAAGTCTATTTTTCTGGCAGGATGGGTAGAAATGTTTAA
- a CDS encoding adenylyltransferase/cytidyltransferase family protein, whose protein sequence is MPTHKKIKTPEELSGILEGQKALGRKTVLCHGVFDLWHAGHLHQFEQAKEIGDILVVSLTTDRYVLKGPGRPVFNQNIRASIIAALELTDYVVLCDTQDCVELIKLLKPDFYIKGASCRERAEDPSTRVFLEKKAVEEVGGKLCFTHEIPIHATPLLNHYINPYPEDVLVFLDDFKKRYSFKEIINFLEQLKKLKVMVIGEAIVDQYDFVKPMGVSPKGGVIALKYLNTEMYAGGSLACVGHIANFCSSVTLVTAIGSRNSHKRLILDSMATDNTKPLIMTRDGLSTIIKRREIEMAYFRKYSETYTFDEAPLTPSEEDSFMALLKDGGIKDADLVFVIDYGHGLMTQRVIEFVCNNAPFLSVNTQVNSGNRGLNDVAKYPKADLVCLDRFEASLALRDQWSTVPNQAVKLMASLGASIVAITQGHKGSVISNNKEIFEIPIFSKKVIDTVGAGDAYYSLVAPCVRAGLPLELCGFIGNAAGAIATTYLGNKTTVNSKMLLGFVDTLLG, encoded by the coding sequence ATGCCGACTCATAAGAAAATAAAAACGCCGGAAGAACTGTCGGGCATACTTGAGGGCCAAAAGGCGCTTGGCAGAAAAACAGTTTTGTGCCACGGCGTTTTTGACTTATGGCATGCCGGACATCTGCATCAGTTTGAACAGGCAAAAGAGATTGGTGATATTCTGGTGGTAAGCCTAACAACGGATCGCTACGTTTTAAAGGGTCCGGGCCGGCCGGTTTTTAATCAAAATATCAGAGCAAGCATTATCGCAGCTCTGGAGTTGACTGATTATGTTGTCCTTTGTGATACGCAAGATTGCGTTGAGCTCATTAAACTTTTAAAACCCGATTTCTATATAAAGGGTGCTTCCTGCCGTGAGCGTGCCGAGGATCCGTCAACAAGAGTGTTTTTGGAAAAAAAAGCCGTTGAGGAAGTTGGCGGTAAATTGTGTTTTACTCACGAGATTCCGATCCACGCGACACCCCTTTTAAACCACTATATTAATCCTTATCCTGAAGACGTTCTAGTTTTTCTTGATGATTTTAAGAAAAGATATTCTTTCAAAGAAATTATTAATTTTTTAGAGCAGTTGAAAAAACTCAAGGTTATGGTGATCGGAGAAGCCATAGTTGATCAGTACGATTTTGTGAAACCGATGGGGGTATCGCCAAAAGGCGGCGTAATCGCTTTAAAATATCTCAACACGGAAATGTACGCGGGCGGGAGCTTGGCCTGTGTCGGTCATATTGCCAATTTTTGTTCAAGCGTAACCCTGGTTACTGCCATCGGTTCGCGTAATTCGCACAAACGTCTTATTTTGGATTCAATGGCTACCGACAATACAAAGCCGTTGATAATGACCAGAGATGGATTGTCAACAATTATAAAACGCAGAGAGATTGAAATGGCGTATTTTAGAAAATATTCCGAGACATATACTTTTGACGAAGCGCCATTGACCCCAAGCGAAGAAGACAGTTTTATGGCGCTTCTAAAAGATGGAGGAATTAAAGACGCTGACTTGGTTTTTGTAATTGATTACGGCCACGGTTTGATGACGCAAAGAGTCATTGAATTCGTTTGCAATAACGCTCCTTTCCTTTCCGTGAATACCCAGGTAAACAGCGGAAATAGAGGTTTAAATGACGTTGCTAAGTATCCCAAAGCTGATCTGGTGTGTCTTGATCGGTTTGAGGCCAGTCTTGCCTTGAGAGATCAATGGAGTACGGTTCCTAATCAGGCAGTTAAGCTGATGGCAAGTCTCGGAGCTTCCATAGTTGCCATCACCCAAGGACACAAAGGTTCCGTTATTTCAAACAACAAAGAGATTTTTGAGATTCCGATTTTTTCAAAAAAAGTGATTGATACCGTTGGTGCCGGAGACGCGTACTATTCTTTGGTGGCGCCGTGTGTTCGCGCCGGACTGCCGCTTGAGTTGTGCGGTTTCATTGGCAATGCCGCCGGAGCCATAGCCACAACATATCTGGGTAACAAGACCACCGTAAATTCTAAAATGTTGCTTGGTTTTGTTGATACTCTTTTAGGATAA
- a CDS encoding ATP-binding protein: protein MTVQTKLIIFLGVQLSGKTTLAKIIAQETGIPFINLDKIRKKLFGPVLSAPKDWTNQEKEAIENQKTAQAYDKLFETIKNSAGHNVPLIVEMPSLTKKWHVGTMEDRLKQIAESYSVKLKIIWCQITNDNELEIKKRSDERLKDTQAAPIRPEDYYMFKARYARCGGKPALEHLAVDTSQPQEVCLTQIHKYLDE from the coding sequence ATGACAGTGCAGACAAAACTAATCATTTTTCTCGGAGTCCAGCTTTCGGGTAAAACAACTCTCGCCAAAATAATAGCCCAAGAAACAGGCATTCCTTTTATCAATCTAGACAAAATAAGGAAAAAACTATTCGGACCGGTTTTATCGGCACCAAAAGATTGGACTAATCAAGAAAAAGAAGCGATAGAAAACCAGAAAACCGCCCAAGCATATGATAAACTCTTTGAAACGATTAAAAATAGTGCGGGCCATAATGTGCCGCTGATCGTGGAAATGCCGTCACTTACCAAAAAATGGCATGTCGGTACCATGGAAGATCGTCTTAAGCAAATAGCTGAATCGTATTCAGTAAAACTAAAAATAATATGGTGCCAAATTACTAACGACAATGAACTAGAAATCAAAAAAAGATCAGATGAAAGATTAAAAGATACCCAAGCAGCTCCGATACGGCCAGAAGACTATTATATGTTCAAAGCAAGATACGCAAGATGCGGAGGAAAGCCAGCGCTTGAACATTTAGCCGTAGATACTTCGCAACCACAGGAAGTATGTCTTACCCAAATACATAAATATTTGGACGAATAA
- a CDS encoding methyltransferase domain-containing protein, giving the protein MSNKITERKTCRISGEKLIGLFSLGKLHVSNFLPLDDDVRLEPVELKLCLAPKSGLVQLAHSAPTDYMYTHYWYRSGTNASMTNELKQIAEPVQNQMSLKKGDVFIDIGCNDGTLFKFVDPRIIRVGFDPTKNVSEEAKKHASLVIQDYFNYAAYKKSRYGNKKAKVVTSIAMFYDLENPHIFVKNIHKILEKDGLWVIQMSYLPLMLKQLAFDNICHEHLEYYTLTSLKHLLDSHDFQIVDCQLNDVNGGSFRVYVRKNRADPTKFATAPYRDVALHRVESILAHEKTLGLGKSKTYSDFYQKINDLKIKTVNFIKQERGKGKTTWGYGASTKGNTLLQWFGLDNTLIEGIAERSPKKFGHKTVGTNIPIYSEEEMRKRRPDYLLILPWHFISEFKARESAYLKAGGKIIVPCPKFEIISN; this is encoded by the coding sequence ATGTCTAACAAAATCACAGAAAGAAAAACCTGCCGAATCTCCGGAGAAAAACTCATCGGTTTGTTTTCTTTGGGAAAACTGCATGTGTCTAATTTTTTACCGCTTGATGACGACGTAAGACTGGAACCTGTGGAACTCAAATTGTGTCTGGCTCCAAAATCTGGCCTCGTTCAGCTCGCCCATTCCGCGCCCACTGATTACATGTATACCCACTACTGGTACCGTTCAGGCACAAACGCGTCAATGACCAATGAACTTAAACAAATTGCCGAACCCGTTCAGAATCAAATGAGTTTGAAAAAAGGCGATGTATTTATTGATATTGGCTGTAACGACGGGACTCTTTTTAAATTTGTTGACCCGCGAATAATAAGAGTGGGGTTTGACCCGACAAAAAATGTTAGTGAAGAAGCCAAGAAACATGCCTCTTTAGTTATTCAAGATTATTTTAACTATGCCGCGTATAAAAAATCACGATACGGCAATAAGAAAGCAAAAGTAGTCACTTCAATCGCCATGTTTTACGACCTTGAAAACCCGCATATTTTTGTAAAAAATATTCATAAAATCCTTGAAAAAGACGGATTGTGGGTTATACAAATGAGTTACTTGCCGCTTATGCTCAAGCAGCTTGCTTTTGATAATATATGTCACGAACACCTTGAATATTACACTTTAACTTCACTTAAACATCTGCTGGACAGCCACGATTTCCAAATCGTTGATTGCCAACTAAATGATGTTAACGGTGGAAGTTTTCGTGTTTATGTAAGAAAAAATAGGGCCGACCCGACTAAATTTGCCACGGCGCCCTATCGGGACGTTGCCCTGCACAGAGTTGAATCAATACTTGCCCATGAAAAAACTCTAGGCCTGGGGAAGAGTAAAACTTATTCCGATTTCTACCAAAAAATAAACGACCTAAAAATTAAGACCGTTAATTTTATAAAACAAGAACGTGGGAAAGGAAAAACAACTTGGGGCTATGGCGCATCAACTAAAGGTAACACTCTGCTTCAATGGTTCGGTTTGGATAATACCCTGATAGAAGGAATTGCCGAACGTTCTCCCAAAAAATTCGGACATAAAACAGTTGGCACTAATATTCCGATTTATTCCGAGGAAGAAATGCGCAAACGCCGGCCGGATTATCTTTTGATTCTGCCGTGGCATTTCATAAGTGAAT